TCATTTTAGTAGGATTATTTAATGTCCATAAAAATTTAGGTCTAATTGCTCAATAATACCATGATTTTACACTGCGAAAAGCATTGAGTTGAATCCGCAtacatgtacatacatacatatgtattgaaAAGACAAGTTTTAATTAAGAAATATACAAAAAGATACTCATTAAAAGtgatataattaaaaaacaaatgaacTGCACTTTTTAGAACGCCTAGCAGTTGACGTCTTTCCATTCTAGTCATATTTACTTGCAACTACATATGTAGTTCTGAATATGGTGCACAAACTGATCTGATCAAGCTATGAACACTGttcatttatacatacatatgtatgtatgtatagaaTAGAAGATACTTACGTGAAATAAACACGTCCACGCTTGTTCTGTGGAGCTTTCCATATTAGTTTCGCCGCAAGTTTGTCGCGATTGTCACCGTGTGTTATGGCCGAACATTCTGGTATAGTGTTTGTATTCTCACTGCGTTGCCACTCCCCAATCCATTCATTCGAATTAGCATCGCGTGCTTGCAAGAAAAAGCCACGGAACAGTTCCTGTTTGCCATGCGGATAAATGACCACTACGATCGTAcgtaaacacacacacataaacacacacaggaaataggaaaataaaaataattgtttagttaATCACTTTTGCGCATCTGTAAACAATCTCAATGTCTGTCTACCTGTAACTTCCTGACCAGGATTAAAAGATTCTGTATTGGCCACTACTTCGTAGGGATTCTTGTCGAGCGGTTGAGAACGTGCCTGGCCATGATTTGGTTGATTCGGACGTTTCTTGACACATGTATCTGAAGGAGCACCGTCCGGAAATGATTTCACCACTACGATTAAATAGAAAATGCTTAATATTTGTATGGCACTTGGAAAATTCATTCTTAATTTATTTCGACTATTTTAATGGACACAACAAACGCTaatggtttctttttttttggtttgatttTTGATTGCAGAAAAATTCCGATGCGCGTTAAACAAAATCTGTATTGAAAATCTTTTTACTTTGCCTTAAGGCCTGggcttttattaaatattttcgtttGGAATTGAAGCTTTGATTTAGTTGGTGGGTACCAAATATAATCATAGTTAAAGCTTGAGTTGTGACGTGTTTATGgcataaacacacacacactccaACTCACAGAATCGATgataaaaaagcttttgattTTACCTTTTTGCCTTTTAGACAAATTGGCAAAAAGTGCAGCAACGATCAAAAAACTTGTCATGTCAAGAAATGGTTCTgcttttgcattattttttcttttggagGAATTCATATTTAGCAACTAAATCTTGTGTGTAAGAAACAAATCTAATGGTGTATTTTCCAAGTTTTGGTCATTTATGTactatgattttttttcttcttaaaatgtaaccagtttttaattaataaattttgtactcCTGCGGAAATTACTTTAGCGCGACATCGTTTAGTTGCATTAAACTGAATTtgaaatataagaaataaatactcgtacataatgtatgaatgtacattagggtggcccttaataaacgaatgttggattttggccattctcacccccccagtttggtgaattaTCCTGAAAAAATTGTGGGTAAATCGGTTGGCGGCACAGCTCTctgaatgcattttttcagtttttgtaaaaattttgccattaaacaattacttttgcaatttaatttaaaataatagaaatatgtacataattgtctttctaatgagacataacaAACAGAATGAAATTGGTCAAACAATTttatagttattaaaaataccCCAGGTCATTAACGTATCTCaagcaactagaacaagaaatgtaggaacaaaattaacatattttgataaatattaaaataaaagcccatttttacttaaaatatatccatatttacttgtatatgagtttttgtcttcgtaggataccgttaacctatacgcaggtatggccaaaaaaattaaatttttttaaatgcaatttcaaaactccattttctaatttttcaaaattatgttaaacaaatttcagaattttttttatcatctcattgggatttattgagaatataatagggtataaaaatatgaaaaaattatgaaaatatttcttatagtttttccgttcgagaaaaaccaattatttgcccattttttggcgaatgagctatatttccttactgttatacattttaagtaaaacattttcagaatattatagtccagataattcaaaatatactacgaacgttttactaaaattggaaaacgctaaaccttaaattgtgaaggtcaaaggtaaaatttttcaatatttggaatttctcttggaaagatagcgaaatgttgtatatttttgggccgattttgatggaacttaacaaaaatataacataaagccttgtatttacaaaaaacagcagaaaaattaaaattaaccctatatagcacttggggttaaaatgaccccaaacttctaaaaccataaaaaattatgattttaaaagtttggggtcattttaaccccaagtgtcATTAagtgttaatttccattcttgtgctgttattataaatactagagtttatgttatatttttgttaagtttcatcaaaatcggcccaaaaatatacaacatttctctatctttccaagagaaattccaaatagtgaaaaatttgacctttgaccttcacaatTTAAGGTTTTAGTAAAAAGAGTAAAaaagagtatatttagaattatctggactataatattctgaatatgtttcatttaaaatttataccaGTAAGGAAATatagctcattcgccaaaaaatgggcaaaaaattggtttttctcgaacatttcgaaatttaaatcgcaggtacggaaaaacaattagaaatattttcatatttttattccctattatattctcaataaatcccaatgagatgataaaaaaaattctgaaatttgttttacaaaatttttaaaaattttaaaatggagttttgaaactgccgttaaacaaattttatttatttggtcatacctgcgaataggttaagggtatcctacgaagacaaaaactcatatacaagtaaatatggatatattttaagtaaaaatgggcttttattttaatatttatcaaaatatgttaattttgttcctacatttcttgttctagttgcctgagacacggtaatggtctgaagaagttttaataacttcaaaaatgtttggaccaatttttgttttttatgtctcattagaacgacaattacgtacacatttctattcttttaaattaaattaaattgcaaatgtaattttttaatggcaacatttttacaaaaactgaaaaaaatgcatttttccccttgtaaatgcatctcaaaacttcagagggcttgcggcacgtcttaaccctaaccgatttacctaaaattgtttaagaatgatttttttactaatgttcaccaaactgggtggtgataatggccaaaatccaactttcgtgaattatgggccaccctaatatacatacatacatatttatttagataCTCGTGCATACAATACGTTTTAACTGGGTCATACATTAACGCCAGTCAGTATTTCATACTATTAGCCGGTCAGCTAACCaaccgaccagccagccagcgtGTCAGCCAACCAAACAACCAACTAACCGATAATACATGCTTACTAGAAACAAACTTTGTACGTACGTACTTACATACGTACGTACATTCATAGATACTAAATAGATACGTATTGTGTAATTATAGTCTGTATTTTTGGAATTCCTTACATATGAGTTTGAGTACATATTTTTAAGATAacttacctacatacatatgtatgtacatatatatgtatgcacTTATGAACATTAGACCTGCTCTTAACAATTCGAGTTCTTCTTTAGTATCCCCCCGTCTTGACTAGACATCAATTTGTTTATACAGCGAACGATTTCCGCACATGAATTAAGTTTCTCGTGAGGACGGACAACTCTTGTCaatgttatgtttttgttcGAACAAAGTTGTCAAGAAAATTATTCACACAACTATGTTGGacataaaatgtaattttcacatatagGCTAAAGAACACAATAAGatccatccaaagcaaataattttttgaagggCAGATCTAATGAACATACACTCTGTACACAAATAACTTTAGCACTATTTATTTGTGCTAATATGTACCTTGCTAATGTTGTACCgttactttatattttaaaaacagttgTTCTAAATTACTCTCTGACTTCTTGTCAGAcaattagagtttttcttttcctgcacttttttaatttcccgggaaatcggaattgattttgaaatttcccggaatcccgggaattcccgccgatttctaattttgtttatatgcaaacctgtcaccatttgtcatttATGTATATCGAAATGCCTTCTATTTTCATTagattttgttccaattaattctgttaaattgaaaaaaaaataaccattcTTGCTAAATTTGATCAAGTTGTATTCGTATTGATGgctttatttgtaataaatcgACGCTCTCTTCccctaaacttttgttttgtccaccagttttatttttcccatatATTTATAGCGGAAATCAGTCTTCGTTGCAAACTACCCTGTAAATCTTTCATTTGTTGCAAATGctatattagcggtattcactgttaagtgcgaatggtctagcatcattgcaaatgcaaaattttaccgtaatccaataacaaaatacacacaaaaacatttacaattttgcatttgcaatgatgcaataccatttGCAGTTAACACTGAACTCCGCTATTGTGTTGTTGTGCTACTGCAAAATATAGCACTTATGCTAGATTTACAAGGGTTTACAACGAAGAGTGATTTCCACTTATGTGCTAatcaattaattgaaaattattttttcgctTCTATTAAACTTTTTAGCAACGCTactattttaacattttcgGTACGCAAATCCACTTTTTCCTTGCtcctttttacttaaaattattcaacgagacattttaaagaaattgtaagGAAAAATCAGAATTTTCAGTAACGTTTCCAGTATAATTGTTTGATCAccgcacagagaaaacagattcgtgttcacTAGCACATTCATAATCTAGAAATAATCTATCTTCCAAATTATATGGAAATATAGGTTCGTGAAgcacaaaaaacattttgtgaTTAGTTTGTACTGATGGATACGCTGTTTGGATATTTGATGTGAAacctatttaataaaaaaattatgaagagATTTTGTGTACCAAGTTCGAGCTTACTTAAATTTGGGACTTACATATTTCAACTTCCCTTTGAAATTGCTCCCCACCCCATTTTGCTACACACcgcaaatttattatttaatttttgaaacaaataaaacataattattgtAATTCTAATAATtacgtttttattttcatataatatGAAATTGTATGTTAACATAAATTACACATTCTATATCATAATttccaaaaactattttccCCTTTTCAGTATCTGGCAAcgactttcttaattgtttacaaaaatcaaacatcaaaaaattccaataaacttcaaaattatttttgtgagAGAGAACCCTGTATATTTGAATCATGGCAAATAGTTTTGTTGAagtaataatcaaaatatataacataagggtaacatagagacgagacgtaattgtcaaaaacctaagtctgttgtcaaaaacctatctctggcaacaacaaaatacatgctagtcaatgtattttgttgttgtatcagacatgtgatttgttgtatttttgtttgacaaatcggagtgtctcgtttctatgtataattctctatgataTATAAACTAACCAAGTTTTTAGAACTAAGTAAAAAATCGGCATTTTTGGAGCAAAAATCGCGAAATCGGCACTttgccccgatagaccagtcgatactGTGCTGAAcaattaatctgagggttgcgggttcgattcccgtctgagactctgggtgttactacagacaagcaaaacgcttcgcagtttgtgttgttttaaaaaaaaaaaaattaaggtaTAAATCTGGCAGGCCAGACTCTAT
The nucleotide sequence above comes from Calliphora vicina chromosome 1, idCalVici1.1, whole genome shotgun sequence. Encoded proteins:
- the LOC135960863 gene encoding putative defense protein 3; translated protein: MNFPSAIQILSIFYLIVVVKSFPDGAPSDTCVKKRPNQPNHGQARSQPLDKNPYEVVANTESFNPGQEVTVVIYPHGKQELFRGFFLQARDANSNEWIGEWQRSENTNTIPECSAITHGDNRDKLAAKLIWKAPQNKRGRVYFTGTVLKSYGTFWSDIVGKVQKHQ